The stretch of DNA gaaacaaatcttattttatcataaaaatctcctaaaatattaaaattaaagctcattgtcgtgcatgaaacccaatttctaatttatacgagcatcagattaaaagttaagaatttaaaaattaacagaaattacacttttgcgTCTTCACACATTCTCATTTTttgtcaattcaacttgatccgcaatattagggtattttcgttttgacaatgtgatcgagagaaaaagaaaaaaaaccgcaaTCTACTTgacctgaatgatttttactgaagttaaaagactaaaaatgataatcaacagacaaaagggataacttgaaactgattttacagggTTACTAGtaataagatttgaaatgaacttgacggaatttaagaactccagaacggaacaacgacataTCTACACACATCTCAGCCCCAGATTCcatatgagtttcatagcaacctttagtgaacataatattgtcccctaattttcatttttcatgagacaaacagtctaaagtggaaaaaaaaaaatctacgaatgtctcgagaaaaaattcgatatatagagatcttttcgatatatagaaacaatttttctatgtaatgaacatggaaacgtGCTGGagtttcgatatatagaaaatttcgatatgtggaagttcgatatatggaggtccgactgtatttcctTAGCTTGGCTGCAGCTCATTTCTCCactgtcaagtaagcttgcagtcgagtataAGTGTCTATAGAATAACGATTGCTTGGTTGTTGACTTATAAAATATGGCACTCTTAAAGTTTTTTGAACCGGTTCTAGCTGCTTTTAGTCAGTTTTGAACTGCTTATAGCTGCTTTGTAATGACCTTTATGTGTTGCTTTTAGATGTAGAACTTAGCCGGAATGTATGTtagcattttacattttttattatttacaaatatttttgtaacttgtTTTCAAGCAATGACTTATGCAggaatttaagtaatttttcaatatgatGATCGAtttataaaattactttgaaattgtTTATTATTCCTTTGAACAGTCTATCTTtagttattttacaaaataactaggtaaagtataaaattttttatttattatgtactttaaccTATGTGGTTAGTAAATTCCTAAAATAACTTGTTCCATGAAATAACGAATTTCACTTTAAGGGTAAGATATATATACACAAGTTGTTGCATAAATGTTGGTTTAAACTTGCAGGGGGCATTCTCACATTTCATTTCAAGGTTCGAAATAGCTCCCTTATGGGTTGTATGGGAATGCAAAAGTACTTAAGTTCTTCCTTAGAATACTAACgtgtaaaaaaagtttgattcaATTTATTTGTAGTCACTTTTTTTGCTGGGTAAGTaacgaaataaactttttttaatgtcccAAAACAAGCAAGCTCCTTTGGAGACTTGCTTAGCATCATAAGTTCAAGAGTTTTTCTGCATTGTCGTTCATCGGTAAAAAACATGCATATGCATTgaagcaattttgaatttttttgtgtttttacaaGACTCACTTTACTTTTTACAGTAAACTGTTTTCaaagcatttatttaattttagatttttttttttacaacattagtTCAGTTACGGTTGTTCACTATACACAGTTACCTTGAAGTCTGATGAGTCATAAACATCACTAGAACACCATCCATGTCATAACACAGGTGAGTTCTGCACCACGTTCTGGCAGACTTTTGGGGGATTCAGAGATGTTTTGCCACAAAACATTGGCgagagcagtggcgtagctagacccgactttcgggggggggggggttacttcttatatatatatatatatatatatatatatatatatatatatatatatatatatatatataatatatatatatatatatatacatatataatatatatatatatatatatatatacatatataatatatatatataatatatatatatatatatattatacatatataatatatatatataatatatatatataatatatatatatatatatatatatatatatatatatatatatatatatatataatcgcttggaatttttcccttttcttctttttttttctttctcttctctcttctttttctcttttttttgagactaacttttcgggggggggggggggttgtccccaaaaccccccccttagctacgcccctgggcgAGAGCATGTGAAAAACAAACATTCAACCGTAACTGGCATAATGTTGAAAAttaagtcgggggggggggggggggggtatgcccACTTTCAGACCATTCTGTATATATAAGAATCCACACAATGAAAACTGACCATACAACAACATGATTGCAAAAACAAATTTGCTCGAATTTAAAATGCACATGTCTTGATAATTACTgttcatgcagtttttttttttttctttttttttcttacagccTTCTAATTATACTTATCAAAGGTAAATATAGTGTTTCAAGTAAGTATACAGTGTGTTGTAAGTACAtcataaaagtaatatttcaaagttaaaataaatgcaatcaAATTAAcaaagacaaattttaaaaaaaagtaaaatttgagaGTAATTTCTTGTAAAACGctgtacaaaaaaaagaaaactttaaaaaaataaaaaataaaaacaatttgtaagcataaaaacttagtttaaatgagattcattaaattttggagacatttataaacataatttaaCAACATTGATATGTTAATGCTTAATGCTCAACACTTCAAAacttgtttgatttaaaaaaaatactaaaactatgagatcacgaaaaaaaaagtaataaagcaGAAATTATCTGATTAAACCTTCATTAACCATCTACTGTAAATGCACAAATTATAGGACTCAACAAACTTAATTTATCCATTTActaaatcacatttttaaaaaataatttaaaaaattgtcattaagatttaaatagtccacttatggtttttacattattattttatgcttcaaaagaaacatttataaatattttttctacttcATATAGATACATGAAATATTTACAACATATTGCACTTGAATGAGGGGAAATTCAATTTCTCCATTCAATAGGTGGAGGAGGGGGGAAGGGATCTTTTTATGAAGCAAAATCTTAAACCAATTTCTTACAAGACAAAGATTTTAACTTTCAactcttctttaaaaataacaatttaaaaaaatggttttgagattttaaactaaaatttgtcTAGCCACACAATATaacacctctttttttttgtttcgattaGTCTGCAGAAAAacgttgattttttaatttttttgcattgagaaTTTAAATTATGCATTTGTAGCACACATATTTGTAGATACTTatttcaggaaaaaatgcaaTCATGTCTTGCCCATTTGAAAATTTCTTGGAAACAAACATAACCTTAAACTAATTTTCAATAGAAATATAATGCACTTATAGatactttttcattaaatttgaattGACCATATGTGCAATTaacaaacaaaagtttaaaaaaaaaaactatgattttttttagagaGAAAATTTTTCATAAGTAGACATTTAGGTCATTAGCTACTgtattttgagcaattttatttaatatgattTTAGATAAAATTATTAGTTTAAACACACTTTGTCAGAAGATACAACAGTTCACCTACAAATATTTTTGACCTATTCGGATGAACAGAAAAATGTTACGAttgaattgaaattgttttttttaaagatgattttCAAGACGTTGATAGCAAAAGATGCgatgtaaatttaaaacaaatattgctaacattgcaaaataaatataacttttgcAATACTTATTCATTTTGACAAGTTTGATGCACTTCTTTCAATTTGCAAGAATTAACAATTTTTGTTCAGGAGAAAAAGCATTCCGGAGAAGCTATTGCAAGCTGTGGTTAATATCAAAACTAaggtaattttgaaagaaagaaaaatataacagcaaaacATGAGTGGGTAACTAGAAAATGTGATCTATCCTATCCAGCTTAGCAACAATGTCTGATATAATCGTAACATGTTTATAACATGTTTGAAAGACAACATGTAGAATTAGGTGTACTGTAGATTGATGATTTTAGTGGATGAAGAATCAATGCTTAAAGCTACCAATAACAAATAGAAAAAGTTCAAAAGATAATAAATTTACCGGAAAATGGATATGATAAAATTCTTAGGATTCATatcaacaatttttaaaagaaaggaaGGGCTGAGTTTAAAAAAGGGGAACCTGTTATGTCACAGAATAACAAAACACATTAAAACGTTTTAGAATAAGCATTCTAAACAACATAAGGGCAATTCCACTGCAACAGACGTATCAGTTGCTTCAAAAACGCCTTACAAAGACACTGAATGTGTTAGATCCTTGTTTTGTGGCATTAACTTTATGAAGAACATGGAGTTTACTTGCACATGAACTGATAAAAAAAACcagtggcaaagttaaaaattttataagcTGAGCTAAGCATGGATTTGTGGGTTGCTCTTTAGATTTTCTACTTAGTATaccaatagcaaaaaaaaaaaaacatattggtCTCTAGAAGCACATGAAAAATGTGTTAGCTAGCTGAAACTAATACCGAATGTTTCTGAAAAAACTTCAAATACTTCAAACTATGTTAGGATGACTTATGCTACTCTCATTCTAACCACAACatgtaatgcaattaaattttgcagatttccagaaaataatattttttggcatatCTCATGAGATACGTCTGTTACTGAGAAAGACATTAAAATACCTTCTAGAAATCTTCAATATTTAATTGCATTACATAGAAGTAGAGCCCAAGTTCTTCATTAGGTTCAagcagtgaatttttttttctttctaatggggctgtttCAGCAAGTCTCTctttgcagacctagtgcaatCCCCAAAATGGCATCCAAGGTTTCATGTGCCAACATTAAGGAATAGATGTCAATGGCAGAGAGAATTTTGATGCCGTGGGCTGGGTAAACTACAatatcagcagaaatgagtttttgagatatttgaagaaatgtgtgctgGATTCAATACTCAATAAAGATAGGGAAATGtcggaattagacttttttttttgagcctttttttcagcagaaaccaaaagagccagcttgtacaataaagctaacgtacaatagatgacaaaaatgcaaaaaaatgaaaaataaaatatttgtaattactgctgtttacctgcttACGGGATTTTAATACCCAGTTTCCCACCAAAAGGAGGCACATGGgcactttttaatgcaaaactgcgccagggatttaattttgccgagaaCACTCAAAGCCAAACAAATACCCcgaagggatcttttacatgtcgCATGATCATGCAACATGGAAACagacgattttctgcatctcgaaaaacCACCGACCAAACACTTGGACCACGGGTTCAGAACCCGGGTCCGAAGGCACGCGCAACTTGCCACCCACCACCCGGCCGACATGCGACGAAACGAGAACCTAACGTATTTTTGTAGCACGTTTCCGGCAACAACCGATACGTCCGCCGAAACGGAACCGCCCTCGAACGGACGACACCGAACACAAACTCTAGGACAAGACAGACTTTTGCGTACTAGACTGCAAACGCTCCAGCCGTTCGTCGACGTAGTTAGAATCCGACTTGGAGTGACCGTAACACTTGGCGGACCTCTCGGGCATCGACGAACGGGCTTCGTCGGGGCCGAAGGACCCGAATGGGACCACGTCCGGGGGAGGCATCTTGTTGTTCCCCGGGAGCGACGGTTGCCCGTAGACGCTGGAAGGCCGATAACCGTTCCCGGGAAGCCCCTGCGACGGCGGCGGTTGAGTCTTTTTGCTCTCACCTGGACGGTTGTGTTTGAGACGCAGAGAAGACACGGCGACGGGCGAGTCCGGGTGCACGAAGGAGAATTCCGAAGTCGCGGAGGTAGCTGAAGACTTTGTGCGTCTGGTGTCGGGAGGCTGGGATATCTCGGGAGAAGACAGGATATGCTGCGCGTAGAGGGACCTCTGGGTGAGGGCCGGAGACACCTGCAGGGAGCGGGGAGAGGGCTTGTACAGGTGCCCGTTCTCGGACCGTCGACCCAGAGACACTAAGGAACTGTGTGAGCCGGAAGAGCACTGGGGCGCCAGGCGGGGACCGAAGGTGTGGCGTGTCACGGGGTAATAATCACAGGATGAAGCAGCATCACAGTCGGTATCGCCGTTGGAATCACCTTCCGTCAAGACTGGAATCGAGATTCGACACTTAATTTGAGTAAAAGCTagtgttaaaaatacaaatttaaatacaGTGGTCATAACTagtgatgtattttttaaattccagatTCTCCCAGATCTGTTGCAGTTCCAACATTTCGTTTAGAAGCTAGTCACAATTGCCTTGCTAATCACCTGCATCTCATTGGCATATATAACAGACCCAACTGCACTTTATGCACTGAAAATACAGCGATAGACAAAGAGCATCTACTGGATTGTTCTTCTTTGAACGAAGAAAATCTTTGCGACTGATACTGGCGTGCCAGGAAGATGATGATGCTGACATTAAGTGACTGAATTATTTTGTGTTTCATGCATTTATACGTAATTTTTCTCTGAATCCTcgttcatttttttattgtttagttgttgataattttactgttttatgcattttaaagttagttattatagtttcttaaattcaatttttagctctAATCCCATGTATCGGCAATACATGAAGACCCATGAcgtaaatatcaagtttttttgcaataaaattaaaaaaactagcaATGTGCCGGATCATTAATAATACAGATCCAGATCATTCCTGTCTAGATCCACGAGAACAGACACAGATCTCAACTTTTTTACCCAATTTAACCCAAATATAAGTGTAAATTTTGTGACTGAAGATACTCCTGTAGGGGTAAAAgcacaatttgttttaaaaatccatATAAACAGAAAACAATCatcaaaaacatgatttattcGTAAAAGAAATTCTACAGAGAGCAGGAGAGAGAGTCGGTACGAATTGGACAGATTTGCATACATGCcggaataaaatacgaaaaattatttcttgcttgTCCAATAGATATAGCAGATTAGATTCAAGAGAAAGTTTAAAGCTGCAACATCTACTGGACAAGCAagaagaaatttttcattttatttcagcataaatgcagaaTCGACCCATTCCTATGTATGAAATGTCACAGCTGGGAACATCTTTTCAAGCGGTAAACAGAGaacttactctttttttttttcaaagaatgccTGGAAAAGCTAAAATGAGAAATGATACAATCCCCAAATCTATAAAAATAGACTGCTGAATTGCTAAGATGATacctaatttgaaattaaaactaatttaaatggaGCAGAATGGTATTTTATAGTTACTCatattacaatttaaaacatttaagacTAACAGATCCCTTTAAGATCCACCAAATATGATATGGATACAAATACAGAACTTTATTATCCCTCAGCGGATATCCCTCACATCATTAATCATGACTTGTGATGGTGGTTCAGATAAGATTTCCAGATATCAAATTTGAAACTTAAGGTGCCATTTTTAGCAAAtcatataaatatgtatatacatgaGAATATAAAGAAATTCATTACATAGAAATAATACCCATTTAGGGGACACACCATTATACGGTTTAtaacatgcaaaaacttgaagaAACATTTCTTTCTATTTCTTTTCGGCAATAGTGAATTGCAATCAGGATGGAAAAGAAATAGTTcaataagattttaaattttaagcatcaAAATTAAGTTACATCAAGCAAGCATaaaacattcaaatgtttttttacataattaaatgaGTTTGATTGAAATTATACAATAGCAATTTATAAAACACGAAGCTCATTAATAACAATGAAACCAATTAAAAATACAGAAGTCAAAGcattatttccttttaaaataaaataaaaagataaattaatgagGATTTTAGAATacactgaaaaaattaattttacatgtaaAAATTTGCCTTTTATGAGTTTTTCAGCATCAGCTTTTTTTGAGGATTTTTAAACCATTGATTGACACTTGAACCGATTATTTCCAGAAAGGAACCTACGGAAATCGGTTGGACTTTTggcctttctgaaataatcaatttACTTGTCACGTCAAAAAGCTAAACCTGACTACAGCAGAAAGTAAGTTAgccaaaaaaaagtgaatttcaaaacagcaaCTAGTTTTATTAACTTACCAGACATTCTTCTAGAATATTCATTAATTGAAGGCATGAAATGTTTATCTACTAGAGATCGCATAAATGGTCCCGCATTGCTGCAGAGCTCTAAATTAGATCCCGAATGAACCAGAGAAGGTGGGCCAGGACTAGCTGATAATGAATGATGAGAATTGACCCGATGCCTAAAATGAAAAGatcaatgaataaatattgtACATACTTTAATGTGCATTTCCAAAGAAAAGAGGTTGTTACAGTTTGAGAGATCAATCTGACATGGAGAGTGATGACGTTGCTGTGGGTTTTGATATGGAGATCACCTACACGTGTATACATAGTTAGGGCAATCCTAACCAGGCAACACTGTGGAGGCCATTTAGATCCTgatcacagcattacgatgctATCAGATTAGGTTTGCACAAACTACTGTCTTCACCACTTTGCCAAAAGATAGTTCAGCTAGGAGCAAAGGATAGCTTTCAAGAAAGTGTTTCAAGacagatttttaagaaattattataaAAGGTAAAAGAAATATGAAGAATAGAATTCCAATGAAACAGAAGGAAAaggggcaaataattttttcagcagaaaaaaacatatttttttatgctacaataatttaataattaatatcaTTAAGAACCCTAATatagtcaaactcgcttataaggAGTATataaatattactaacacaaaaagcTTGAcagttgtgcgaccaaaactcaaggagatattggagttcaaaattttaagggaccatacagaagatgagattggaacttatcgccctttcagaagaatgacaggttgttgaaataaaaaacaaagcatttgtatttttcatttcttttcaaaaataaatgcaaatgttatgccatgatacacaaaaacacactacaaaacctcaaacaatttgaaaaaccacattctatgcccacatataattttaaacccttgttgaCAACTATATTTTCCTGCAAGAGGTGTAATTTACGGAgaatgtaaagtggtgtaagtcacaaaacgctgtgtttcatatctcagtgaatattggttgtacagtagagtctcgaaaattcgAGTCGTAAAAGTCCAAGGTTTCGCTTAATTCGAGGTGTTTGGCTAACAATTTTAGGGTATACTTTTTACAGACAAAAGATACTTTAATctgaaaatcgaaatattttgcGATGTAGAACTTTCTTAACAACATACAATAAGGTGATAACATGATATTGAAAGGTTTATGTCAATAAGTTGCCAAGAAATATTCATTGATTAAGAGATGCCTTGGAGAAAGTAAGAAGTCGGCTgattcaaaaaataacttgaaatcaaaacattgttttgcctcaGAACAGACAAACATCTTTTTCAGAATATCCGATTGCAATTAAAAAGGGAAGTGCAAAACTTGGGGCTGTACGATTCGTATATACGAAATTTTCTCATTCTATAACTAACGTTTCTATATTATGTGAGATACCTAAGCACGCTCACACATAGACACAAATGTCACGACAAAACTCATCAAATGTTATTTAAGAACAATCAACAGGCATTTTTTGGTTTCCTGCGAATTTACACATAAGCATGTGCAgacatcaagaaagaaaaaacaatcgaGACTCGTTTAGGGTCAATTAAAACATAACTTTATCttgaaatttgagtgataaatttttcgaggagacaatatttccttttcatagCGGAAGAAGTAAGCAGCGCATGTCCTTATGTAGTCTACAGAAGttttcggataatccgagttttcagtattCCGAGGTGgtgtgagccccaattaccttggaTTTTTGAGAATCTACTGCATTATTGTCGAGCTTTTCGTATTGGAATTATCTTTTAATGGAgataatttccctaaatataagttaggggacctatgGTCCatataaaaagttcaattttatattttttgactcgtttttgttttgtatcaaattttcaatgtctttactctgtatctgattttgaacatttttgcaatttgaagtatgcATCTATGTCttacggttgcaaaaatagaggtcaaGCAGGTTAAACCTGAACACCCTGTACATATAAAAAGAGAGAACTATTTGTGAACCGAACACACccgaaaaacaaattattatgcttttgaatataaaaaaaaatatggccgaataaaaatgtaaaatattcaacATTCATTTCAATTGCTTACCGCCCTATCAGTCCTCCATCCGACAGTTGTGGCATCAGTGTCTGAGATCTTCGCAGAGCTTCTCGGCGACCCTTACTGAGATTCACAGCATCCCTGAGTGCAAACATCCAGTTATCCAAACCTTTCGACGACCAAAGCAGCAACTGATCTTCCTGGCCGACTCGAACCGCTATCACTCCGTCTTGCTTTTTGTCGATCCACTGGAGGTCATCTACATCAGCAAGATTAACCTGCAAGACAGAAGGAACAGacaataaacagacattttaaaaatacttaattgaaaaaataactcATAACTGATTACggcaaaacaccagtagtggccacttcaggTTTTAAAATGCACTAGCGCAATAGTAGTGGCCAcagcatacctgccaacctccgagaaaaaaaatccggaagatttttttatttttatccacaagattttaacgcaaaataaaatcaaacaggacccCTATCCTCTTTACaattaacaatatattagttatgaatttcatatcaattgaacttactttcgtttagtaaatattacttttattgctttctttaaaagtttggaaataacatttggtactcattttaaaaaaagaacaaagcaaaAACAACTCTAACTGAGAGAACGAGAAGATAATCGGCGCCGAAATTGTGCACCTAGTTGCCAggcgcgacgcttgctttgattggatcccgacgaagtcatgcgctgtatcactccgtGACGTCATAATCTCGCCTCACTTATTCTCGTGCCATTCTcctacggcaacctttccttggctacttggcctaaaacgcggtgccgcattccacaaaagaatcgttagcgccaaaattggcgagatactattttttcctacaaaacgtgaaaaatccggaagattttgctcataaccggaaaaacggaaaaggacataaaaatccgtaaaacttccgggaaatccggaaggctTGGCAGGTATGCCACAGTGAAGtacatttttaaactgtgggtctacaatattaattacccctcttgaaattcaaaaacatattATAGCCTAATGCTTTCTAAAtcttttcaatttctaaaaatgccagaatttcaatttgttcaattttttctcaaacctcaaattcGATCAAGCAGTGGCCacttcaaaatctgaaaatttcagtagcggCCATCTGACATTTTTATCAACCGATATGTATCAGAGAGCACtgcttggtagtgttgtgaatttcctttcataactctaccaactgttacataaggaagtttttatgttaTAGAGTTATTggctttttttaagtaaaatattttttaaatgaacatttcggagaaaaatattatcaaatagccattaattaaaacttattaacaTTTATAATTATGCATTATAAATATTGCAGAACGttcaaattgattagattacatcCCCTTAGCTTTATCATACTTTTGAACAGTTTAGGAtacttttggacggtaaaaaacCACCTTAgctgagcttatggatgaaaagacatccaacaaaagcttttgtcggatgtcttttcatccaaagctcattattttttgcattgaaaaaggcgttccctgtaacgccgaaacacgtgtctgttgtaatttacaaatttgtgcttcttctaacgttgttttgtcttatctTACTTTattaaacaataggtttttaagtttgaaaaatctcTGTTTTGCCttgtaaacataaaaaatgatgggtaaatttaattttgaaactgtttttcatttttccatcttaatttaaagcttttaaatgaaaattagtttcaCAGTAAAAACAAAATACCAGATGACTCTTGGAAATGCAACTGTTATGCAAATcaagaagctagcagaagtgcaggatgatTCACTTACTTTTGAATGCGAAACATATTTATATGTGATTGACTAATtgtgtataattagtgctttagtaCTCATAGCAGATAGAACTAATTCTGaaatgctaatatatagatagattctgaatattagtttcaaaatttgaaatgacctATATTATGCCGaaacctgtataacacaaaagctctggtcacaaagtgtgcgttataacggtctcctactgtatcgaaaatatcaaaatacatatcatgatattttcaaaatgaatatcggacatatatcgtgatatatatcatgatatatatcggcgaaccctggtgAAAGTTGACAAATACTATTTGATTaaccggggaaattattcgagtAAGAGGGGATCTTGAACATTGCGTGTATCGAAAAATATTCTGTTCTGGAAGGTTTATTCGTacaagcggggtattcgtttatccgttacccgattacgCCGACAATAGCTATAAATTTATACGTAAAAATCGGCCAGCTGAAGATGAgccaagaaaaataaataaataaataaggtccCTTACACCAAAAAACCTCAATAGAACGGACcatgaaaaataaactgaacagactgcagttttaaaaaaactttaatatgaaAGGTCACAAAACAGAATTTTATCAACTTAAGCattctttcaatttattttttgaaaagtaagagCTAATTTTCAAATGCAATACTGCAACTTTCAGTAggaacaaatttttttcatagtttCCTAGTCAAAAGGAACATAGCAAACATTTTGATCAGTTCCTTGGATTTCACTTTAGCAGAGATAAGATATATATATTgtgtaaatgaaattaaatgatgTGCAACAAATACCTTATACAGGAAGCCTCCCATTTCAGATATACCGATCTTGGAAGCTTTCTTGAAGCAAGCCAGGTAATCACTAGTTAGAATGAAAAACCTTTCTTTCCATCGACTGAAAAACTTGTCTCTCTGTTGCCATAATGTACCTTTCTTTAGTGTTACAGATTCGGGACGAGATTCTTTCTGATTAGTATCTTGCTCTGAAGTCATCATGATGGATTATGCAAgatctaaaaaatacaaaaacaataaaaaacaattccGCAAAAAGATAGACAAAAAGCAAATATATGAGTTGCCAGAAAGGTTTGCTACTTTTGGggattttttcaac from Uloborus diversus isolate 005 chromosome 5, Udiv.v.3.1, whole genome shotgun sequence encodes:
- the LOC129222744 gene encoding uncharacterized protein LOC129222744, whose product is MMTSEQDTNQKESRPESVTLKKGTLWQQRDKFFSRWKERFFILTSDYLACFKKASKIGISEMGGFLYKVNLADVDDLQWIDKKQDGVIAVRVGQEDQLLLWSSKGLDNWMFALRDAVNLSKGRREALRRSQTLMPQLSDGGLIGRHRVNSHHSLSASPGPPSLVHSGSNLELCSNAGPFMRSLVDKHFMPSINEYSRRMSVLTEGDSNGDTDCDAASSCDYYPVTRHTFGPRLAPQCSSGSHSSLVSLGRRSENGHLYKPSPRSLQVSPALTQRSLYAQHILSSPEISQPPDTRRTKSSATSATSEFSFVHPDSPVAVSSLRLKHNRPGESKKTQPPPSQGLPGNGYRPSSVYGQPSLPGNNKMPPPDVVPFGSFGPDEARSSMPERSAKCYGHSKSDSNYVDERLERLQSSTQKSVLS